The genomic stretch CAGATCTCCAGCGCTTGTTCGCCGGTGTCGGGCTGGCTCACCAGAAGGTTGTCGACGTCCACGCCCAGCTTGCGGGCATAGGTGGGATCGAGCGCGTGTTCGGCATCGATGAACGCCGCCACGCCACCCTTGCGCTGGCAGTTGGCGACGGTGCTCAGGCAGACGGTGGTCTTGCCGCTGCCCTCCGGTCCGAAGACCTCGACCACGCGGCCGCGCGGGAGACCGCCGATGCCGAGGGCGATGTCGAGGTTCAGGCTGCCGGTCGAAACGCTCTCGACCGGCTCGACCGCGCCGTCGTCACCGAGGCGGATGATGGAGCCCTTGCCGAACTGCTTCTCGATCTGGGCGCGCGTCAGCTCCAGTGCCTGGGCGCGCTCTTCGCGGGGATCTCTGGCCATGGGCGGATGCCTCTCGTTCACGTAGGGGTCCGGGAGGACCATGTTCGGATTCCGGACACGCGGGGACGCGCGCCGGGAGCTGCGACGGGAGGTGAGCCGGTCGGACTGGGGCCGCGAGCCGTGGGGCGGGCTCGCTGGGCATGGACCTTTTCGGATCGTGCGCTCCGGGGCGGGAGGTCGGGCCCCGGCGGCGGTCGATCCCGACCCGCTGCCGCGCGCGGCACACTAGCACGCGGGTCGGGCCGACGCAACAGGGTCGGCCGGCCACGCCGGCGGATCAGCGCCTCGGCCCGGACAGGCCCGTCGCGTGGCGCACCGTGTACAGCGGCCCCTCGGGCCGGAGCTGGCTCTCGATCAGTTCGACCTGTTCCACACGGAAGCGCCAGCGCCATGGCTCGAGCTCGCGCACGAGGGCTTCGGTGTCCTCGCGGTGCGGCGGCCGCTTCGGGCGCGCGATCGTCAGGTGCGGGCGCAGCGGCCGGTCCTCGACCTCGACACCCGCGTCGGCCAGGGCCCGGGCCTGCGCGCGGTGCATGGCGCCGAGCGCTTCGCGGCCTTCCGTCACGTCGATCACGAACACCCGCGGCCGCGCGGGCTTCGGGAAGGCGCCCAGACCGTGGAGTTCCAGGTCGAACGGCCCCACCGTCGCGGCGGCCGCGTCCACCGACGCGACCACCCGCTCGAGGTGCGCCGGCGGGACGTCGGCGAGGAAGACCAGCGTCAGGTGCATGCGCTCGGGTGCCGTCCAGCGGAGACGCGGACCCTCGCGCGCGGTCTCGAGCGTGGCGTGGACGTCGCGACGGACGTGCTCGGGCGGGACGATGGCGGAGAACAGACGCATGATGGACTCGCAGAGAGGATCGGAGGCAGGACCACGGAACGACCCCTTGGCGATCCCGACGGGAATCGACTCCTCACACGAAGGTCTTCAGGAACCGGCTCTGCCCCTCGGCGCTCCCGATCAGGATGATCTCGGCGTCGGCCGGCAGCGGCGTGGTCGGATCGAGCGTGACCTGGGTCTCGCCGTCGACCTCGAGGGCCACCACCGTGCATCCGGTGCGGCGGCGGATCCCGGCCTCGGCCATGGTCCTGCCGGCGAGCGAGGCGGGCATCCGGAACTTCAGGATGTCCAGACCCTCGGTGACCATCAGGCTGTCGCCCCGCTCGAGGTACTCGAAGATCGCGTTGGCGCCCAGCGACGCGTAGGACATGACGAAGTCCGCCCCGGCGCGATGGAGCGCGGAGATGCTGCGCCCCAGCGCGACCCGGCTGATGATCTGGATGTCCGGACGCAAGCGCCGGCAGTATATGGTGAGGTAGACGTTGATGTCGTCGTCGTGGGTCGTGATGATCACCGTGGGGGCGTCGTCGATGCCCGCCTCCTTGAGCACCTCCAGCTCGGCGGCGTTGCCGACGACGAACTCGTCGGACCCGGACGCCACCTCCGGATCCTGCTCGACGATGCGGTAGTCGAGCCCGCGTTCGGTCAGCATCCGCGCCGCGGAACGGCCCACACGTCCCCCACCGATGATCACCGTGGGAGCGTCCGAGGCCCGGTAGGTCTGGTACCGCTCGTCGAAGCGCTCGAGCTGCTCGCGCGTCCCGGCGAGGACCAGCACCGTGCTCTCGTGGAGGACCGACTCGGGCCGCGCGGTCTCGAACAATCCGCGTTCCCACACCCCGACGACGTTCAGTCCCAGATCCCGGCGCAGCCCGATCTCCTCGAGCGTGTGACCGACCATGGGCGTTCCGGTGACCGTGGCCTCGGCGATCTGCAGTTCGCCGTAGCGCCCCACCACGTGGGCCCGGCCGTCGCTCCCGTAGGTGCGCCGCGCCAGGGCCTGACCGAGCAGATCGGCCACCTGCAGCACGCACGAGCAGCCGGCCAGTTCGAGGATGTCGGCCGAGGCCGGATCGTCGGCCGTGGCCACGATCGACACCGTCTCGGTCAGCTCGCGCACCGTGAAGGCCACGTGGGTGTTCACGGCATCGCTGG from Candidatus Krumholzibacteriia bacterium encodes the following:
- a CDS encoding NAD-binding protein, with the protein product MKSLVAQTTHFLKQDTTRRNLVALGRLLLVLAAIVAFYSVIFHVLMVREGRDFSWFTGVYWTLTVMSTLGFGDITFTSDLGRFFSMVVLLTGTVYLLILLPFSFIRFFYAPWMEAQAEARALRKVPEGTRGHVLLTHHDGVSTTLIRELGEYRIPYFLIVPNLADAMRLHDQGLNVVVGDLDDPNVYRRLRVDRAIMVATTASDAVNTHVAFTVRELTETVSIVATADDPASADILELAGCSCVLQVADLLGQALARRTYGSDGRAHVVGRYGELQIAEATVTGTPMVGHTLEEIGLRRDLGLNVVGVWERGLFETARPESVLHESTVLVLAGTREQLERFDERYQTYRASDAPTVIIGGGRVGRSAARMLTERGLDYRIVEQDPEVASGSDEFVVGNAAELEVLKEAGIDDAPTVIITTHDDDINVYLTIYCRRLRPDIQIISRVALGRSISALHRAGADFVMSYASLGANAIFEYLERGDSLMVTEGLDILKFRMPASLAGRTMAEAGIRRRTGCTVVALEVDGETQVTLDPTTPLPADAEIILIGSAEGQSRFLKTFV
- the thpR gene encoding RNA 2',3'-cyclic phosphodiesterase, which translates into the protein MRLFSAIVPPEHVRRDVHATLETAREGPRLRWTAPERMHLTLVFLADVPPAHLERVVASVDAAAATVGPFDLELHGLGAFPKPARPRVFVIDVTEGREALGAMHRAQARALADAGVEVEDRPLRPHLTIARPKRPPHREDTEALVRELEPWRWRFRVEQVELIESQLRPEGPLYTVRHATGLSGPRR